One window of the Pseudofrankia sp. DC12 genome contains the following:
- a CDS encoding LLM class flavin-dependent oxidoreductase — protein sequence MTTAPDFGSAIPATAAPEVEFISLSHLNPSTELNPIPTRGIDLKYFRRYVRSLEEGGYDYTLLPYGSNSADSFVVASAVGQLTERLRPIVALRPNTTFPTVGAQKLATLDQLTEGRAVVHLISGGSDAEQARQGDYLPKERRYARTSEYIEVLRRSWTEAAPFSHFGEFYKFDDFGPGFAPYAAPVPISIGGQSDEAFQVGGEKADIFSFWGEPLDDLRSEIERVNGIARAAGRTTLPRIWVTFRPIIAQTDQLAWEKAHEYVAKVAATFAKAGSAAKRFVGTSPQNVGSQRALAFATRSELYDRALWTKTAAVTNAAGASTALVGSPETVAAAILDYVDRGASLVSIRGYDTLADAVDYGRYVLPLVRQEIAHRKATGQRGTLQANHLGNYAPEYGQYATAGSQ from the coding sequence GTGACCACCGCGCCCGACTTCGGTTCCGCCATCCCCGCGACCGCTGCGCCCGAGGTCGAGTTCATCAGCCTCTCGCACCTGAACCCGTCGACCGAGCTCAACCCGATCCCCACCCGTGGGATCGACCTGAAGTACTTCCGCCGCTACGTCCGCTCGCTGGAGGAGGGCGGCTATGACTACACCCTGCTGCCCTACGGCTCGAACAGCGCCGACTCGTTCGTCGTCGCCAGCGCCGTCGGACAGCTCACCGAGCGGCTTCGCCCGATCGTCGCGCTGCGGCCGAACACCACCTTCCCGACGGTCGGCGCGCAGAAGCTCGCGACGCTGGACCAACTGACCGAGGGCCGGGCCGTCGTCCACCTCATCTCGGGCGGGTCCGACGCGGAGCAGGCCCGGCAGGGCGACTACCTGCCGAAGGAGAGGCGCTACGCACGGACCTCGGAGTACATCGAGGTGCTGCGCCGCTCGTGGACCGAGGCCGCGCCGTTCAGCCACTTTGGCGAGTTCTACAAGTTCGACGACTTCGGCCCCGGCTTCGCGCCCTATGCGGCGCCGGTCCCGATCTCGATCGGCGGCCAGTCCGACGAGGCCTTCCAGGTCGGCGGCGAGAAGGCCGACATCTTCTCCTTCTGGGGCGAGCCGCTCGACGACCTGCGCTCGGAGATCGAGCGGGTCAACGGGATCGCGCGCGCCGCCGGGAGGACCACGCTGCCGCGGATCTGGGTCACCTTCCGCCCGATCATCGCGCAGACCGACCAGCTCGCCTGGGAGAAGGCGCACGAGTACGTCGCCAAGGTCGCCGCCACCTTCGCGAAGGCCGGCTCCGCCGCGAAGCGGTTCGTCGGGACCTCCCCGCAGAACGTCGGCTCGCAGCGTGCGCTGGCGTTCGCGACCCGCTCCGAGCTCTACGACCGGGCACTGTGGACGAAGACCGCCGCCGTCACCAACGCCGCCGGTGCGTCGACCGCGCTGGTCGGCTCGCCGGAGACAGTCGCCGCGGCGATCCTCGACTACGTCGACCGGGGCGCGTCGCTGGTCTCGATCCGCGGCTACGACACGCTCGCCGACGCGGTCGACTACGGCCGCTACGTGCTGCCGCTGGTCCGGCAGGAGATCGCGCACCGCAAGGCGACCGGCCAGCGCGGCACCCTGCAGGCCAACCACCTGGGCAACTACGCGCCCGAGTACGGCCAGTACGCAACGGCAGGCTCACAGTGA
- a CDS encoding lysophospholipase, which yields MTLAPETAVRSWHEPSGPALRGTLVVLPGRGEDPQVYERFGRRLANDAYRVHAVAAPSDDPGRARDELLDVLAKADAEVPRIVVGSDAGAAFATYLAANGELAAVAALVLAGLPARVSHSAATEWDEELGIRTACPAHQARITAGGVRRAALFADPPAAWLDPAIPGRLDLPLLGLHGRDDIVSPVAGARGWYAAAPRAELVTIAGGRHDALNDQTHRTVAAAVVQFLERLRASAELTPIAVTEPLRAPVGTDA from the coding sequence ATGACCCTCGCCCCCGAGACGGCTGTCCGCAGCTGGCACGAGCCCAGCGGCCCGGCGCTGCGCGGCACGCTCGTCGTGCTGCCCGGCCGCGGGGAGGACCCGCAGGTCTACGAGCGGTTCGGTCGACGGCTGGCCAACGACGCCTACCGGGTCCACGCCGTGGCGGCGCCCAGCGACGATCCCGGCCGGGCCCGCGACGAGCTGCTCGACGTGCTGGCCAAGGCGGACGCGGAGGTGCCGCGGATCGTGGTCGGCTCGGACGCGGGCGCGGCGTTCGCCACCTACCTCGCGGCGAACGGCGAGCTGGCCGCGGTGGCCGCGCTCGTGCTGGCCGGCCTGCCGGCCCGCGTCAGCCACTCGGCGGCCACCGAGTGGGACGAGGAGCTCGGCATCCGGACCGCGTGCCCGGCCCACCAGGCCCGGATCACCGCCGGGGGCGTGCGCCGGGCGGCGCTGTTCGCCGACCCGCCCGCCGCCTGGCTCGACCCGGCCATCCCCGGCCGGCTCGACCTGCCGCTGCTCGGTCTGCACGGCCGCGACGACATCGTCAGCCCGGTCGCCGGGGCCCGCGGCTGGTACGCGGCGGCGCCGCGCGCCGAGCTGGTGACGATCGCGGGCGGCCGTCACGACGCGCTGAACGACCAGACACACCGCACCGTCGCCGCGGCGGTGGTGCAGTTCCTCGAGCGGCTGCGCGCCAGCGCCGAGCTGACCCCGATCGCGGTGACCGAGCCGCTGCGCGCGCCGGTGGGCACCGATGCCTAG
- a CDS encoding LysR substrate-binding domain-containing protein, giving the protein MVGVLDIVALRSLTSIADSGGFRRAADSLHLSQSAVSQHVRRLEQVCGRPLVRRGGNRAHFTPEGELLLAEARKILAAHDDALERLRAAHSPERTLVIGATEHAADLLLPSITARLRTSFPGCSVRFRIDRGRQLNDRLDEGALDASLFMGDVRGRNVSPAGALPLAWYAAPGWHPPADRRAGIPLVAIDEPCTIRRRALKVLGDSGLTGSVVCEAGHLAGVLHAARAGLGVALLAHLGTAPEGLEQRYDLPAVEPEPLHVRGRRGAPAALVTAVAEAAGGVLREPHPDPAVSASAHRG; this is encoded by the coding sequence ATGGTGGGCGTACTGGACATAGTCGCGCTCCGCAGTCTTACGTCGATCGCGGACTCCGGCGGCTTCCGCCGGGCGGCCGACAGCCTGCACCTGTCCCAGTCCGCCGTAAGCCAGCACGTCCGGCGCCTCGAACAGGTCTGTGGCCGTCCCCTGGTACGCCGCGGCGGCAACCGCGCGCACTTCACCCCGGAGGGCGAGCTGCTCCTCGCCGAGGCACGCAAGATCCTGGCGGCCCACGATGACGCCCTCGAACGCCTGCGCGCGGCGCACAGCCCCGAGCGCACCCTGGTGATCGGGGCCACCGAGCACGCCGCCGACCTGCTGCTTCCCTCGATCACCGCCCGGCTGCGGACAAGCTTCCCCGGCTGCTCGGTCCGGTTCCGGATCGACCGCGGCAGGCAGCTCAACGACCGGCTCGACGAGGGCGCCCTCGACGCGTCCCTGTTCATGGGCGACGTCCGCGGGCGCAACGTCAGCCCGGCCGGAGCGCTCCCGCTCGCCTGGTACGCCGCACCCGGCTGGCACCCGCCGGCCGACCGGCGCGCAGGCATCCCCCTTGTCGCCATCGACGAGCCCTGCACCATCCGCCGCCGGGCCCTGAAGGTGCTCGGCGACAGCGGCCTGACGGGGTCGGTCGTCTGCGAGGCCGGCCACCTGGCCGGGGTGCTGCACGCCGCGCGCGCGGGCCTCGGCGTCGCACTGCTCGCCCACCTCGGCACGGCGCCGGAGGGCCTGGAACAGCGGTACGACCTGCCAGCGGTCGAGCCCGAGCCGCTGCACGTCCGGGGCCGACGCGGGGCACCGGCGGCGCTGGTGACGGCAGTAGCCGAGGCCGCGGGCGGCGTCCTGCGCGAGCCGCACCCGGACCCGGCCGTCAGCGCGTCAGCTCACCGCGGTTGA
- a CDS encoding acyl-CoA dehydrogenase family protein: MTTATETFTFPVPDLSTEALAAVTTEIAATAAGYDRSGETPWAGLRVAHRAGLLTATVGTQFGGPGVGQRELVRILTAIGEGDASVGLLASNLLMSHAGQAAHPHWPAAYYDDLLRRSLDGPALVNAIRAEPELGAPARGGIPRTTATRTADGWVVNGHKAYGSGGEALAYHVLWATADEPDGDAARPRVGHIIVPGDLPGISWIPTWDHVGLRATHTDDVVYENVELPADAFVEIPRGPDGVYRDPAAMAGPGGFGHAALYVGVARAARTAFAEFARDRVPSALGKPVAQTERIQAVAGEIDLQITQAETLLHGALLRAEAGDASILPQLSNVKVAIARSVIAATQAAVAALGNPGLSRHHQLERHLRDALCIRVHPPQEDTVLLASGRRVLGV; the protein is encoded by the coding sequence GTGACCACCGCCACGGAGACGTTCACCTTCCCGGTCCCGGACCTGTCGACGGAGGCGCTCGCGGCGGTCACCACGGAGATCGCCGCGACCGCGGCCGGGTACGACCGCAGCGGCGAGACCCCGTGGGCCGGGCTGCGGGTCGCGCACCGGGCCGGCCTGCTCACCGCCACCGTCGGGACGCAGTTCGGCGGACCCGGGGTCGGCCAGCGCGAGCTGGTCCGCATCCTCACCGCGATCGGCGAGGGCGACGCCTCCGTCGGCCTGCTCGCGTCGAACCTGCTGATGAGCCACGCCGGCCAGGCCGCGCACCCGCACTGGCCGGCGGCCTACTACGACGACCTGCTGCGCCGGTCGCTGGACGGCCCGGCGCTGGTCAACGCGATCCGCGCCGAGCCGGAGCTGGGCGCGCCCGCCCGGGGCGGCATCCCCAGGACGACGGCCACCCGCACCGCCGACGGCTGGGTCGTCAACGGCCACAAGGCCTACGGGAGTGGCGGCGAGGCGCTCGCGTACCACGTCCTGTGGGCCACGGCCGACGAGCCGGACGGCGACGCGGCGCGGCCCCGAGTCGGGCACATCATCGTGCCGGGCGACCTGCCCGGCATCAGCTGGATACCGACCTGGGACCACGTCGGCCTGCGGGCCACCCACACCGACGACGTGGTCTACGAGAACGTCGAGCTGCCCGCCGACGCCTTCGTCGAGATCCCGCGCGGGCCGGACGGCGTGTACCGGGACCCGGCCGCGATGGCCGGGCCGGGCGGCTTCGGCCACGCCGCGCTGTACGTGGGCGTCGCCCGCGCGGCCCGGACGGCGTTCGCCGAGTTCGCCCGCGACCGGGTGCCCTCGGCGCTCGGGAAGCCGGTCGCGCAGACCGAGCGCATCCAGGCGGTCGCCGGCGAGATCGACCTGCAGATCACTCAGGCCGAGACGCTGCTGCACGGCGCCCTGCTGCGGGCCGAGGCCGGCGACGCGTCGATCCTGCCGCAGCTGTCCAACGTCAAGGTGGCGATCGCCCGCTCGGTGATCGCCGCGACCCAGGCCGCCGTCGCGGCGCTGGGCAACCCGGGCCTGTCCCGGCACCACCAACTGGAGCGGCACCTGCGGGACGCGCTCTGTATCAGGGTGCACCCGCCGCAGGAGGACACCGTCCTGCTCGCCAGCGGCCGGCGCGTTCTCGGGGTCTGA
- a CDS encoding nucleotide disphospho-sugar-binding domain-containing protein, translating into MRVLLATLPELSHALPTVPVCWALRAAGAEVLVASGGDVVKIAGAGLPVVDLLPGRGIAQFLNAFDVAALSTSGDGPAESPSTQPEPAAPAQPSVSEALTEAPEYAGFLPHVSEILPEADVAELMEMMHGFVEVAERWRPDVIIYGPMTVGALAAAAKLDIPAVEHGFGFLRTAGLDPLLRALAGEVFDRHCVDLPGKRYGIDVAPPSMLESEPQGWSMRYVPYNGGAVVPDWLNEAPARPRVLVTLGNLIPQLSGSSGHNLVGRILQQAATVDAEFVLALGAVDPSGLGGLPPNVRAVGYMPLTQLLPTCSAVIHHGGAGTSMGALDAGIPQLVVPHLFDHQHTADVVVKRGAGMALDLVAEPDLPAGLLDALVRDEHLRAGAREVQAEIRAMPTPAEIATRIFDLVAG; encoded by the coding sequence ATGCGAGTGCTGTTGGCGACACTCCCCGAGCTGAGCCACGCCCTGCCGACGGTGCCGGTGTGCTGGGCGCTGAGGGCAGCCGGCGCCGAGGTGCTCGTCGCGAGCGGCGGCGACGTGGTCAAGATCGCGGGTGCCGGCCTGCCGGTGGTGGACCTGCTGCCCGGCCGGGGCATCGCCCAGTTCCTCAATGCCTTCGACGTGGCTGCCCTGTCCACCTCGGGCGACGGCCCGGCCGAGAGCCCGTCCACTCAGCCGGAGCCCGCCGCGCCCGCGCAGCCATCGGTGTCGGAGGCACTGACCGAGGCCCCGGAGTACGCGGGCTTCCTGCCGCACGTGAGCGAGATCCTGCCCGAGGCCGATGTCGCCGAGCTCATGGAGATGATGCACGGCTTCGTCGAGGTCGCCGAGCGGTGGCGGCCCGACGTGATCATCTACGGCCCGATGACCGTCGGCGCGCTGGCCGCCGCCGCCAAGCTGGACATCCCCGCCGTCGAGCACGGCTTCGGCTTCCTGCGCACCGCGGGCCTCGACCCGCTGCTGCGCGCGCTGGCCGGCGAGGTGTTCGACCGGCACTGCGTGGACCTGCCGGGCAAGCGGTACGGGATCGACGTGGCACCGCCGAGCATGCTGGAGAGCGAGCCACAGGGCTGGTCGATGCGGTACGTCCCCTACAACGGCGGCGCGGTCGTGCCCGACTGGCTGAACGAGGCGCCGGCCCGGCCGCGGGTGCTCGTCACGCTGGGCAACCTCATCCCCCAGCTGTCGGGGTCGAGCGGGCACAACCTGGTCGGGCGAATCCTCCAGCAGGCGGCCACCGTCGACGCCGAGTTCGTGCTGGCGCTGGGCGCCGTGGACCCGAGCGGCCTCGGCGGGCTCCCGCCGAACGTCCGGGCCGTCGGCTACATGCCGCTGACCCAGCTGCTGCCGACCTGCTCCGCGGTCATCCACCACGGGGGCGCGGGCACCAGCATGGGCGCGCTGGACGCCGGCATCCCGCAGCTCGTCGTTCCGCACCTGTTCGACCACCAGCACACCGCGGACGTGGTGGTGAAGCGCGGCGCCGGCATGGCGCTGGACCTGGTGGCCGAGCCCGACCTGCCAGCCGGCCTCCTGGACGCGCTGGTGCGCGACGAGCACCTGCGCGCGGGTGCCCGCGAGGTCCAGGCGGAGATCCGCGCCATGCCGACCCCGGCCGAGATCGCGACGCGCATCTTCGACCTGGTGGCCGGCTGA
- a CDS encoding rhodanese-like domain-containing protein, translating to MPRYVIVGSGAVGVTLAAELRWAGREVVLVGRGRQLELLRAGQVRYFNPDGSWALDVPAAGGPDEVGLALGDVLVLATKAQQADEVLAEWARQPVAGGAWRAGEVLPVLTVQNGLEAERAALRRFATVVGSVVWVPSTYVADGEVSNPAGPARGVFWLGTYPDGPASAAALEITDDLVAAGFEAQLVTDLSRWKAAKLLGSATFALDALYAPGPRRERAARLVQDEARAVLAAAGYDPADVAPESTLRLDRFAFRPIEGHERGGSSTWQSLARSRDAETDFLNGEIALLARLAGRRAPVNAAVAARVQRAVAERTPPGSLPADDLAQVLAAATVLVDADTLRAELAGAVVPALLDVRWALGDPDGEKHYLDGHLPGAVYVDLDSELAAPASKAAGRHPLPELADLERAARRWGLRAGQPVVVYDDNGGQSAARAWWLLRWAGVGDVRILDGGLAGWSAAGGPVVAGAQRPEPSDIRLSAGHLPVLDADAAAALPASGVLADARGAERYRGEVEPIDSRAGHIPGAVSLPTAANLGADGRFLPVAALRERFAVLTTAADAGEPVGVYCGSGVTAAHEIAALAVAGIDAALYPGSWSAWSADLSRPVATGPGPGPDQQDRTIA from the coding sequence ATGCCTAGATACGTGATCGTCGGTTCCGGCGCCGTCGGGGTGACGCTGGCCGCCGAGCTGCGCTGGGCCGGCCGCGAGGTCGTCCTGGTCGGCCGGGGGCGCCAGCTGGAGCTGCTGCGCGCCGGCCAGGTCCGCTACTTCAACCCGGACGGCTCGTGGGCGCTCGACGTCCCTGCCGCCGGCGGCCCGGACGAGGTCGGTCTCGCGCTCGGGGACGTGCTGGTCCTCGCGACCAAGGCCCAGCAGGCCGACGAGGTGCTCGCCGAGTGGGCCCGCCAGCCCGTGGCCGGTGGCGCGTGGCGGGCCGGTGAGGTGCTGCCGGTCCTGACCGTGCAGAACGGGCTGGAGGCCGAGCGCGCGGCGCTGCGCCGGTTCGCCACGGTCGTGGGCTCGGTGGTCTGGGTGCCGTCGACCTACGTGGCTGACGGCGAGGTGTCGAACCCGGCCGGGCCGGCCCGCGGGGTCTTCTGGCTCGGCACCTACCCGGACGGTCCCGCGTCCGCGGCGGCCCTGGAGATCACCGACGACCTGGTCGCGGCCGGCTTCGAGGCGCAGCTGGTCACCGATCTCTCCCGCTGGAAGGCCGCGAAGCTGCTGGGCAGCGCGACGTTCGCGCTCGACGCCCTCTACGCGCCCGGCCCGCGACGCGAGCGTGCCGCGCGGCTCGTCCAGGACGAGGCGCGCGCGGTGCTGGCGGCGGCGGGCTACGACCCGGCCGACGTCGCCCCGGAAAGCACGCTGCGGCTGGACCGCTTCGCGTTCCGCCCGATCGAGGGGCACGAGCGCGGTGGCAGCTCCACCTGGCAGAGCCTGGCGCGCTCCCGCGACGCCGAGACCGACTTCCTCAACGGCGAGATCGCGCTGCTCGCCCGGCTGGCCGGCCGGCGGGCCCCGGTCAACGCCGCCGTCGCGGCCCGCGTACAGCGCGCGGTGGCGGAGCGGACGCCTCCCGGGTCGCTGCCGGCCGACGACCTCGCCCAGGTGCTCGCGGCGGCGACGGTCCTCGTCGACGCCGACACCCTGCGGGCGGAGCTCGCCGGCGCGGTGGTGCCCGCGCTGCTGGACGTGCGCTGGGCACTCGGTGACCCGGATGGGGAGAAGCACTACCTGGACGGCCATCTTCCGGGCGCCGTCTACGTCGACCTGGACTCGGAGCTGGCCGCGCCCGCGTCGAAGGCGGCGGGCCGCCACCCGCTGCCGGAGCTGGCGGACCTCGAACGGGCCGCCCGTCGCTGGGGCCTGCGCGCGGGCCAGCCGGTCGTCGTCTACGACGACAACGGCGGCCAGAGCGCGGCGCGTGCCTGGTGGCTGCTGCGCTGGGCCGGGGTCGGCGACGTCCGGATCCTCGACGGCGGCCTCGCCGGCTGGAGCGCCGCCGGCGGTCCGGTCGTCGCCGGAGCGCAGCGGCCCGAGCCGAGCGACATCCGGCTGAGCGCTGGCCACCTGCCGGTGCTGGACGCCGACGCCGCGGCGGCGCTGCCGGCCAGTGGTGTGCTCGCCGACGCCCGCGGGGCCGAGCGTTACCGCGGCGAGGTCGAGCCGATCGACTCCCGGGCCGGTCACATCCCCGGTGCGGTCAGTCTCCCGACCGCGGCCAACCTCGGCGCCGATGGCCGGTTCCTGCCGGTGGCCGCGCTGCGCGAGCGGTTCGCCGTCCTCACCACGGCCGCCGACGCCGGCGAGCCGGTCGGCGTCTACTGCGGCTCCGGCGTCACCGCCGCCCACGAGATCGCCGCGCTGGCCGTCGCCGGCATCGACGCGGCCCTCTACCCGGGCTCCTGGTCGGCCTGGTCGGCCGACCTGTCTCGCCCCGTGGCCACCGGCCCCGGCCCCGGCCCCGACCAGCAAGATCGGACGATCGCATGA
- a CDS encoding Fur family transcriptional regulator: MVTTSDCERMLRGAALRVTRPRVAVLGAVYAHPHADTDSIIGAARGDLPDVSHQTVYDALRALTSAGLVRRIQPSGSVARYESRVGDNHHHVVCRSCGAIADVDCAVGDTPCLTASDDRGYSVDEAEVTYWGLCPDCSTIRSPDRP, translated from the coding sequence GTGGTCACGACCTCGGACTGTGAGCGGATGTTGCGCGGGGCTGCCCTGCGGGTCACCCGCCCTCGGGTGGCCGTGCTCGGGGCGGTGTACGCGCATCCGCACGCCGACACGGACTCGATCATCGGGGCCGCCCGCGGAGACCTCCCCGACGTGTCCCACCAGACCGTGTACGACGCGTTGCGCGCGTTGACGTCCGCGGGCCTGGTACGGCGCATCCAGCCGTCGGGGTCCGTGGCCCGCTACGAGTCGCGGGTCGGTGACAACCACCACCACGTGGTGTGCCGGTCCTGCGGTGCCATCGCGGACGTCGACTGTGCCGTCGGCGACACGCCGTGCCTGACCGCGTCCGACGACCGCGGCTACTCGGTCGACGAGGCGGAGGTCACCTACTGGGGCCTGTGCCCCGACTGTTCCACGATCAGGAGTCCGGACCGACCCTGA
- the katG gene encoding catalase/peroxidase HPI, with protein sequence MSENHDAAVGDLNSSENGGCPVVHSRAPHPTQSGGNRGWWPNQLNLRVLAKNPAVANPLGEDFDYAAAFRTLDLAAVKRDITEVLTTSQDWWPADFANYGPLMIRMAWHSAGTYRISDGRGGAGAGQQRFAPLNSWPDNGNLDKARRLLWPVKKKYGQKISWADLMVLAGNVALESMGFQTFGFGGGRPDVWEPEEDVYWGPETTWLGDERYTGDRELENPLGAVQMGLIYVNPEGPNGTPDPIASARDIRETFRRMAMDDEETVALIAGGHTFGKTHGAGPADNVGPEPEGAPIEQQGLGWKSAYGTGKGGDAITSGLEGTWTPTPTIWDNSFFETLFGYEWELFDSPAGAHQWRPKDGAGADAVPDAHDPSKRHAPTMLTTDLALRLDPVYETISRRFKDNPDAFADAFARAWFKLTHRDMGPVARYLGPEVPTEELLWQDPVPPVTSPLADAADVAALKAQVLASGLSVPHLVSAAWAAASTFRGSDKRGGANGGRIRLEPQRDWEVNEPDQLATVLRTLTGIQEAFNGAQPGGKQVSLADLVVLAGDAAVERAARSAGVEVEIPFIPGRTDASQEQTDVESFAALEPIADGFRNYLGKGQRLPAEFLLVDRANLLTLSAPEMTVLVGGLRVLGANYQQSPLGVLTAAQGALTNDFFVNLLDLGTTWAPTTQDADVFESHDEGGRVRWTGSRVDLVFGSNSELRAIAEVYASDDAKEKFVHDFAAAWAKVMNLGRYDLG encoded by the coding sequence GTGTCCGAGAACCACGATGCCGCCGTTGGTGACTTGAACAGCAGCGAGAACGGCGGCTGCCCGGTCGTTCACTCGCGTGCCCCGCACCCCACCCAGAGCGGTGGGAACCGCGGCTGGTGGCCCAACCAGCTCAACCTCAGGGTCCTCGCCAAGAACCCGGCGGTAGCCAACCCGCTCGGCGAGGACTTCGACTACGCCGCCGCGTTCAGGACCCTCGACCTGGCCGCCGTGAAGCGGGACATCACCGAGGTGCTGACGACCTCGCAGGACTGGTGGCCCGCGGACTTCGCCAACTACGGCCCGCTCATGATCCGGATGGCGTGGCACAGCGCCGGCACGTACCGGATCAGTGACGGCCGTGGCGGCGCGGGCGCCGGCCAGCAGCGGTTCGCGCCGCTGAACAGCTGGCCTGACAACGGCAACCTCGACAAGGCGCGGCGGCTGCTCTGGCCGGTGAAGAAGAAGTACGGCCAGAAGATCTCCTGGGCCGACCTGATGGTCCTCGCCGGCAACGTCGCCCTGGAGTCGATGGGCTTCCAGACCTTCGGCTTCGGCGGCGGCCGCCCGGACGTCTGGGAGCCCGAGGAGGACGTGTACTGGGGCCCCGAGACGACCTGGCTCGGCGACGAGCGCTACACCGGCGACCGGGAGCTGGAGAACCCGCTGGGCGCGGTGCAGATGGGCCTGATCTACGTCAACCCGGAGGGCCCGAACGGCACCCCCGACCCGATCGCCTCGGCCCGCGACATCCGCGAGACGTTCCGCCGGATGGCGATGGACGACGAGGAGACCGTCGCGCTGATCGCCGGCGGCCACACCTTCGGCAAGACGCACGGCGCCGGCCCGGCGGACAACGTCGGCCCCGAGCCGGAGGGCGCCCCGATCGAGCAGCAGGGCCTCGGCTGGAAGAGCGCGTACGGCACGGGCAAGGGCGGCGACGCCATCACCAGCGGCCTCGAGGGCACCTGGACCCCCACGCCGACCATCTGGGACAACAGCTTCTTCGAGACCCTGTTCGGCTACGAGTGGGAGCTGTTCGACAGCCCCGCGGGCGCGCACCAGTGGCGCCCCAAGGACGGCGCCGGCGCGGACGCCGTCCCCGACGCGCACGACCCGTCGAAGCGCCACGCCCCGACGATGCTCACGACGGACCTCGCGCTGCGGCTCGACCCGGTCTACGAGACCATCTCGCGGCGCTTCAAGGACAACCCGGACGCCTTCGCGGACGCCTTCGCGCGGGCCTGGTTCAAGCTCACCCACCGCGACATGGGCCCGGTCGCGCGCTACCTGGGGCCCGAGGTCCCGACCGAGGAACTGCTCTGGCAGGACCCGGTCCCCCCGGTGACCAGCCCGCTGGCCGACGCGGCCGACGTCGCCGCTCTCAAGGCCCAGGTGCTCGCGTCGGGCCTGTCTGTCCCGCACCTGGTCTCGGCCGCGTGGGCCGCCGCCTCGACGTTCCGCGGCAGCGACAAGCGCGGCGGCGCCAACGGTGGGCGCATCCGCCTGGAGCCCCAGCGTGACTGGGAGGTCAACGAGCCCGACCAGCTCGCGACGGTCCTGCGGACCCTGACCGGGATCCAGGAGGCCTTCAACGGCGCCCAGCCCGGTGGCAAGCAGGTCTCGCTGGCCGACCTGGTCGTGCTCGCCGGCGACGCCGCCGTCGAGAGGGCCGCGAGGAGCGCCGGTGTCGAGGTCGAGATCCCGTTCATCCCGGGCCGCACCGACGCGTCGCAGGAGCAGACCGACGTCGAGTCGTTCGCCGCGCTGGAGCCGATCGCGGACGGGTTCCGTAACTACCTGGGGAAGGGCCAGCGCCTGCCGGCCGAGTTCCTGCTGGTCGACCGGGCGAACCTGTTGACGCTCTCCGCCCCGGAGATGACGGTCCTGGTCGGCGGCCTGCGTGTCCTCGGCGCGAACTACCAGCAGTCGCCGCTCGGCGTCCTGACCGCGGCCCAGGGGGCGCTGACGAACGACTTCTTCGTCAACCTGCTCGACCTGGGCACGACCTGGGCCCCGACAACGCAGGACGCGGACGTCTTCGAGAGCCATGACGAAGGCGGCCGGGTCAGGTGGACCGGCAGCCGCGTGGACCTGGTCTTCGGCTCGAACTCCGAGCTGCGGGCGATCGCGGAGGTGTACGCGAGCGACGACGCGAAGGAGAAGTTCGTGCACGACTTCGCCGCGGCCTGGGCCAAGGTCATGAACCTCGGCCGCTACGACCTGGGCTGA